One Edaphobacter flagellatus genomic region harbors:
- a CDS encoding type IV secretion system protein, whose amino-acid sequence MQPNPFTALNQAISQLITSNSATLQATGLDIFRGLAVILIAWFGIKSALSAAQGHGGGFHFAKFADLILMISFGLGMLTYYSSPIPGVGYSFSDLVTKEAQNISNQIESDQTQQIVNTVLDAEKQLGTPPGKYSILEDLTYLLIAVILAAMEAIAFAVIAYGLVASAVCVLIGPMFIPWFIVPKMDWLFWGWFKAFIGFSFYQVIASAFIYVFAKVLTSMFQVIGNISISNALTVLPALFITLMVCIYGLVKIPELTGAILSGRAGTWVNPMGS is encoded by the coding sequence ATGCAGCCAAACCCCTTTACCGCTCTGAACCAGGCGATCAGTCAACTGATCACGTCGAACAGCGCCACCTTGCAGGCCACCGGACTCGACATCTTCCGTGGCCTGGCCGTGATCCTGATTGCCTGGTTCGGCATCAAGTCCGCCCTGTCCGCCGCGCAGGGACATGGCGGCGGATTCCATTTCGCCAAGTTCGCCGACCTGATCCTGATGATCTCCTTCGGCCTCGGCATGCTGACGTATTATTCGTCGCCGATCCCAGGTGTGGGCTACAGCTTCAGCGACCTCGTAACGAAGGAAGCCCAGAACATCTCCAACCAGATCGAGTCGGACCAGACGCAGCAGATCGTCAACACCGTCCTGGATGCGGAAAAACAACTCGGCACCCCGCCGGGCAAATACAGCATCCTCGAAGACCTGACCTACCTTCTGATCGCTGTGATTCTCGCTGCGATGGAGGCTATAGCCTTCGCCGTCATCGCATACGGTCTTGTCGCCTCAGCGGTCTGCGTGCTGATCGGCCCGATGTTCATCCCCTGGTTCATCGTGCCCAAGATGGACTGGCTCTTCTGGGGCTGGTTCAAGGCATTCATCGGCTTCAGCTTCTATCAGGTCATCGCCTCGGCCTTCATCTACGTCTTCGCCAAGGTGCTCACGTCGATGTTTCAGGTCATCGGCAATATCAGCATCTCGAATGCGCTGACCGTCCTGCCCGCACTCTTTATCACGCTCATGGTCTGCATCTACGGCCTGGTCAAGATACCGGAGCTGACAGGAGCGATCCTCAGCGGACGCGCCGGAACCTGGGTCAATCCGATGGGGAGTTAA
- a CDS encoding type IV secretion system protein, with protein MTKTSFSTTEAGHRFIELYAEPVVTNTYLKIALLVLSIVTLALLAFLWRAETAASRLKPLVIAVYDIGRGQVMNYDDFSKVPVERVSKYYLARWCQLYYGRNHATLQRDFSQSLSFLSDPLQSAALAKVNQQKTLESFLLDPGQPNVDIEIKAVVLEDTRQLPYRAHVEFEKVFRSPGDQQEQRRERWTANVIYSFRDQVPNQMLLTNPLGLVISYVHEDQAFGS; from the coding sequence ATGACAAAGACATCTTTCTCTACTACCGAGGCCGGGCACAGATTTATCGAACTCTACGCCGAGCCTGTTGTGACGAACACCTATCTCAAGATCGCGCTGCTCGTGCTCTCCATCGTCACGCTCGCGTTGCTTGCGTTCCTCTGGCGAGCCGAAACCGCCGCCTCGCGGCTGAAGCCGCTTGTCATCGCGGTTTACGACATCGGACGCGGCCAGGTGATGAACTATGACGACTTCTCGAAAGTTCCCGTCGAACGTGTCAGCAAATACTATCTCGCGCGCTGGTGCCAACTCTACTACGGGCGCAATCATGCCACGCTGCAGCGGGACTTCTCGCAGTCGCTGAGTTTCCTGTCCGATCCGTTGCAGTCGGCAGCGCTGGCAAAGGTGAATCAGCAAAAGACACTCGAAAGCTTCCTGCTCGATCCCGGCCAGCCCAACGTGGACATCGAGATCAAGGCTGTGGTGCTCGAAGACACGCGCCAGCTTCCATATCGCGCGCATGTGGAGTTTGAGAAAGTCTTCCGTTCCCCCGGCGACCAGCAGGAACAGCGACGGGAACGCTGGACCGCGAACGTCATTTACAGCTTCCGTGATCAGGTGCCCAACCAGATGCTGCTCACTAACCCTCTTGGCCTGGTTATCAGCTACGTCCACGAAGACCAGGCGTTCGGGAGTTAA
- a CDS encoding VirB4 family type IV secretion system protein, with amino-acid sequence MVRVEHITKDWKEAGSFPAQINLFGFWDEHSFLTKSGDLGAVLKIGGIDYESLDHAGRDHAVKRLEAALRSLDEKCRLYQILFKHNRPEIPHAEYENPLVRAAVEQRAAFLQSRADRLYSIEVYWAVMIDGSYAKTGLLHALAQMPKQPAASLRDLRGLFSGNKERTLIYEQIERDRLRLQQKVRSLSGQLNDLMTVTLPGAEETFRILRRLVNFRPSKIKDARLHSARQIDYQLCDSELEAHRGYLRVEDDYLRVLTLKELPSETRPLLLQGLFDVPANFHVVTEWHPVDNAKARKEIASRRRHHHNSKTSFVSNLQDRQNTGPKDELVDDSKEAAVAELGSALTALGMEGKNFGEFTLSVVIYDEDRVKVEHTVAEFQKLFTQHDGLLYEERYNLLNAFFATVPGNKQFNLRKQWALNSNYADLSFLFTIDAGSRWNPQLNKEYLAVLESTHGTPYYLNLHWGDVPNAFILGAIGSGKSFTTNFIIQSAQKYSPLTFVFDLGASYQMLTQSFGGSYLNVGLKDPGFSINPFSLAPTHENQNFLYLFLRVLIEAGGRYDLTPEDEKALFAGIERVYKLPREIRTLTNFASILGPLGERLHRWLQSGQFGYLFDNVEDTLTFSRFQTFNFDGWDKYPDVLEPMLFYLLQRAAAEIEKRENIATFKLFVIDEAWIFFKRQIIHDWVMRAEKTWRKLNGAMILTTQSMIELVSNNLLQLVNESCPSRIFLANPGIDRKLYAEAFQLNDTDLELLESLVPKRDLLFKQPQYAKKLRLSVDPLSYWMATNTPRDNILKQQYFARFGPEQGLLRLVQDYPNPTQIEVNP; translated from the coding sequence ATGGTCAGAGTTGAGCACATCACGAAGGACTGGAAAGAGGCAGGTTCATTTCCCGCACAGATCAACCTGTTCGGGTTCTGGGACGAGCACTCGTTCCTCACCAAATCCGGCGACCTCGGCGCAGTCCTGAAGATCGGCGGCATCGACTACGAGAGCCTCGACCATGCCGGACGAGACCATGCCGTGAAGCGTCTCGAAGCCGCACTGCGCTCGCTTGATGAAAAGTGCCGCCTCTATCAGATCCTGTTCAAGCACAACCGGCCTGAGATTCCCCATGCCGAGTATGAGAATCCGCTGGTCCGCGCCGCGGTAGAACAGCGCGCTGCATTCCTTCAGTCCAGGGCGGACCGCCTCTACAGTATCGAAGTTTATTGGGCGGTCATGATCGACGGCAGTTATGCCAAAACCGGCCTGCTGCATGCGCTCGCGCAAATGCCGAAGCAGCCTGCCGCGTCGCTGCGCGACCTGCGCGGTCTCTTCTCCGGCAACAAGGAACGCACGCTGATTTACGAGCAGATCGAGCGCGATCGCCTGCGGTTACAGCAGAAAGTTCGGAGTTTGAGTGGGCAGCTCAACGACCTCATGACGGTCACGCTGCCAGGGGCGGAGGAGACGTTTCGCATACTGCGCCGTCTCGTCAACTTCCGCCCCTCAAAGATTAAAGATGCAAGACTCCACAGCGCGCGCCAGATCGATTACCAGTTATGCGATTCGGAGCTGGAGGCGCATCGCGGCTACCTGCGCGTGGAGGATGACTATCTCCGCGTCCTCACACTGAAAGAGCTTCCCTCCGAGACGCGGCCCCTGCTGCTGCAGGGCCTCTTCGATGTCCCCGCGAACTTCCACGTCGTCACCGAGTGGCATCCGGTCGATAACGCGAAGGCCCGGAAAGAGATCGCCTCGCGCCGCCGGCATCACCATAACTCGAAGACCAGTTTCGTCTCGAACCTTCAGGACCGCCAGAACACCGGCCCGAAGGATGAGCTGGTCGATGACTCGAAAGAGGCAGCGGTCGCCGAGCTAGGCTCGGCCCTGACTGCGCTCGGCATGGAGGGCAAGAACTTCGGCGAGTTCACGCTGTCGGTCGTCATCTACGACGAAGACCGCGTGAAGGTGGAGCATACGGTCGCGGAGTTTCAGAAGCTGTTCACGCAGCACGATGGTCTGCTTTACGAAGAACGCTACAACCTGCTCAATGCGTTCTTTGCAACCGTCCCAGGCAATAAGCAGTTCAATCTTCGCAAGCAGTGGGCGCTGAACTCGAACTACGCCGACCTGTCGTTTCTGTTCACCATCGATGCAGGCTCCCGGTGGAATCCGCAACTCAATAAGGAATACCTTGCCGTCCTCGAATCCACGCATGGAACGCCGTACTACCTGAACCTGCACTGGGGCGATGTTCCCAATGCCTTCATCCTCGGCGCCATCGGTAGTGGGAAATCCTTCACCACAAATTTCATCATCCAGTCGGCGCAGAAGTATAGCCCGCTGACCTTCGTCTTCGACCTTGGCGCGAGCTACCAGATGCTGACCCAGTCCTTCGGCGGGAGCTATCTCAACGTCGGATTGAAAGACCCCGGCTTCAGCATCAATCCATTTTCCCTGGCGCCGACACACGAGAACCAGAACTTCCTTTATCTCTTCCTTCGTGTGCTGATCGAGGCGGGCGGACGCTATGACCTGACGCCGGAGGACGAGAAGGCCCTGTTCGCCGGCATCGAGCGCGTGTACAAGCTGCCGCGTGAGATCAGGACGCTGACCAACTTTGCGTCGATCCTCGGTCCGCTCGGCGAACGCCTGCATCGCTGGCTGCAGTCCGGGCAGTTCGGCTATCTCTTCGACAACGTCGAGGACACGCTGACCTTCTCTCGCTTCCAGACCTTCAACTTCGACGGGTGGGACAAATACCCCGATGTGCTGGAGCCGATGCTGTTTTATCTGCTGCAGCGCGCAGCCGCGGAGATCGAGAAGCGCGAGAACATCGCCACCTTCAAGCTCTTCGTCATCGACGAGGCATGGATTTTCTTCAAACGCCAGATCATCCACGACTGGGTCATGCGGGCCGAGAAGACGTGGCGGAAGCTGAACGGCGCCATGATTCTGACCACGCAATCGATGATCGAGCTGGTCTCGAACAACCTGCTGCAACTGGTCAACGAGTCGTGCCCAAGCCGCATCTTCCTCGCCAATCCCGGCATCGACCGCAAGCTGTATGCCGAAGCCTTTCAGTTGAACGATACCGATCTTGAACTATTGGAATCGCTGGTCCCAAAACGTGACCTGCTCTTCAAGCAGCCGCAGTATGCGAAGAAGCTCCGGCTCTCGGTCGATCCGTTGAGCTACTGGATGGCGACGAATACGCCACGCGACAACATTCTCAAGCAGCAATACTTCGCCCGCTTCGGGCCGGAGCAGGGACTCCTGCGTCTGGTCCAGGACTACCCCAACCCCACACAAATCGAGGTGAATCCATGA
- a CDS encoding TrbI/VirB10 family protein, giving the protein MTEEKETTAAAPKQETAAAPPAVVDKRKLPEGVVPKQAQGYVVAGLAVLILMAVMFSKNHLRPAATGTTPSSAALSTDVNQQRIHELEQDLSADQRQSQQQQAQAQKGNATGPVTGNASPSQPNGMAPAAQLPPSTEPPRDPIADAEKALAFKARFASNLVSGNDTIPGAASSAPAAVTGTPSANNSPASSIVPASQHSDAKEKRPPEVNVNSAHGQPYVLFEGTTIDTSLVTRLDGEFVGSVKVMVTNPVYSRDRQHVLIPEGTFILGNAQKVSGFGQKRLAVAFHRMIMPDGYNVDLDQFRGLDQAGETGLKDKVNNHYFEIFGASIALGVIAGASEATTNGGYSQNGSDMYRQGMASSLATSGANVLDKFINIPPTITIREGHRIKIYLTQDMLLPAYENHDMPGVM; this is encoded by the coding sequence ATGACGGAGGAAAAAGAAACTACCGCAGCAGCACCCAAACAGGAGACGGCGGCAGCGCCTCCGGCCGTTGTTGACAAACGCAAGCTGCCGGAAGGCGTCGTGCCGAAGCAGGCGCAGGGCTATGTCGTCGCGGGCCTCGCCGTCCTGATTCTGATGGCGGTGATGTTCTCGAAGAACCATCTGAGGCCCGCGGCCACCGGCACAACGCCATCGTCCGCCGCTCTGTCCACGGATGTGAATCAGCAGAGGATCCACGAGCTGGAGCAGGACCTCAGCGCCGACCAGCGGCAGAGCCAGCAACAGCAGGCCCAGGCGCAGAAAGGCAATGCCACCGGCCCTGTCACCGGCAACGCTTCACCCTCACAACCCAATGGCATGGCTCCCGCTGCGCAGTTGCCACCCTCCACTGAGCCGCCGCGTGATCCCATTGCGGACGCGGAAAAGGCGCTGGCCTTCAAAGCGCGCTTCGCGTCGAACCTTGTCTCCGGCAATGACACGATTCCTGGCGCGGCCTCCTCCGCTCCCGCTGCTGTCACAGGCACTCCATCAGCGAATAACTCTCCCGCTTCATCCATCGTGCCTGCTTCGCAGCACTCGGATGCCAAAGAAAAGCGCCCGCCAGAGGTGAACGTCAACTCCGCTCACGGCCAGCCCTATGTGCTCTTCGAGGGAACCACCATCGACACCTCTCTGGTGACTCGCCTCGACGGGGAGTTTGTCGGGTCGGTCAAGGTCATGGTGACCAACCCCGTCTACAGCCGCGACCGCCAGCATGTGTTGATTCCCGAAGGCACGTTCATTCTTGGCAATGCGCAGAAGGTCTCCGGCTTCGGCCAGAAGCGCCTCGCCGTCGCCTTCCACCGCATGATCATGCCTGACGGTTACAACGTCGATCTCGACCAGTTCCGCGGTCTCGATCAGGCCGGCGAGACGGGCCTCAAAGACAAGGTCAACAACCACTACTTCGAAATCTTCGGCGCGTCGATCGCACTCGGCGTGATCGCTGGCGCTTCCGAAGCGACCACCAATGGGGGCTACAGCCAAAACGGCTCCGATATGTACCGGCAAGGCATGGCATCGAGCCTCGCTACCTCGGGCGCCAACGTCCTCGACAAGTTCATCAACATCCCGCCCACCATCACCATCCGCGAAGGCCATCGCATCAAGATTTATCTCACGCAGGACATGCTGTTGCCCGCGTATGAGAACCACGACATGCCGGGGGTGATGTGA
- a CDS encoding TrbG/VirB9 family P-type conjugative transfer protein produces the protein MNRAPIFPLVLGLVATVAHGQQSARIVHYHQNDIVSVRAKMRYTTLIQLPVTEKILQVATGDKDFWIIDAVGNYCFLHPAKEGIHSNLNLITDKGTVYSFTLNDDESSEPDLKVVIEPSDPSSIAAANGADKLLPASEVAVAQQQAQLAQHRATQAVEEYRANYPTQALKFDYTYKTAAPFSVSAIYHDDKFTYIKSLAAEKFSVYEVKDGKPDLITYQLTDGTYVIPQVVDKGYLEIGKHKLTFERKGQ, from the coding sequence ATGAACCGCGCTCCCATCTTCCCGCTGGTGCTCGGCCTGGTTGCGACCGTTGCTCACGGCCAGCAGTCGGCCCGCATCGTCCACTACCACCAGAACGACATCGTGAGCGTGCGCGCGAAGATGCGCTACACCACGCTCATTCAACTCCCCGTCACGGAGAAGATCCTCCAGGTCGCTACCGGAGACAAGGACTTTTGGATCATCGATGCGGTCGGCAACTACTGCTTTCTGCACCCGGCCAAGGAAGGCATCCATTCCAACCTCAACCTGATTACCGACAAGGGTACCGTGTACTCGTTCACGCTGAACGACGACGAGTCCTCTGAGCCTGACTTGAAGGTGGTCATCGAGCCGAGCGACCCTTCGTCAATCGCCGCGGCGAACGGCGCAGATAAGCTGCTGCCGGCATCCGAAGTCGCCGTTGCGCAGCAGCAGGCGCAGCTTGCGCAGCACCGGGCTACGCAGGCAGTCGAAGAGTACCGCGCCAATTACCCCACGCAGGCTCTGAAGTTCGACTACACCTACAAAACCGCTGCGCCCTTCAGCGTGTCTGCGATCTACCACGATGACAAGTTCACCTACATCAAGTCCTTGGCTGCGGAGAAGTTTTCTGTCTACGAGGTGAAGGACGGAAAACCCGACCTCATTACCTATCAGCTCACCGATGGCACCTACGTTATCCCGCAGGTGGTGGACAAGGGATACCTCGAAATCGGCAAGCACAAGCTCACCTTCGAGCGGAAGGGACAGTAG